A stretch of the Desulfovibrio aminophilus genome encodes the following:
- a CDS encoding MFS transporter, with the protein MFKPSAGSPVMVLLTVCLAQFLAPFMVTAVGVALPSLGRELGASALQLSLVEQLYVLSLAMTMLAFGRWGDIIGRRRIYMTGLAVYTVMTFSLGYTQGIVSIMAQRFVQGLGAAMYLSGSLALVASAYPQEMRGRVIGTVSAATYAGLSLGPVIGGLITSHFGWRSVFLMVVPLGLAAVAACAFGVPDDSRRDGERMDWTGALVYALAVGLFMLGAAHAGEMPKGPVMIALGIGIAALFLRLESRTASPLLDLGLLRSNRSFTLGCLAALGNYAATFGITFLASLYLQYVKGLSPRQAGLVLLAMPAVQVVVTLQSGRMADRMDPGRLATAGMLMSTAGLLLAAATCGPDMPIWLLVLELMLIGAGFGVFISPNSASIMGSVERERFGLASGMIAAMRTLGMAVSMTSVALIFSVVMGRAAVSRETLPLFLGSMRAGLALLAVFSCLGVLVSLGRVRRKRTAEVPPGGQ; encoded by the coding sequence ATGTTCAAGCCCTCCGCCGGTTCCCCGGTAATGGTCCTGCTCACGGTCTGCCTGGCCCAGTTCCTGGCCCCGTTCATGGTCACGGCCGTGGGCGTGGCCCTGCCCTCCCTGGGCCGGGAACTGGGGGCCTCGGCCCTCCAGCTGAGCCTCGTGGAGCAGCTCTACGTCCTGTCCCTGGCCATGACCATGCTCGCCTTCGGCCGCTGGGGCGACATCATCGGCCGCCGCCGCATCTACATGACCGGCCTGGCGGTCTACACGGTCATGACCTTCTCCCTGGGCTACACCCAGGGCATCGTCTCGATCATGGCCCAGCGCTTCGTCCAGGGCCTGGGCGCGGCCATGTACCTCTCCGGCAGCCTGGCCCTGGTGGCCTCGGCCTATCCCCAGGAAATGCGCGGCCGGGTCATCGGCACGGTCTCGGCGGCCACCTATGCCGGGCTCTCCCTGGGCCCGGTGATCGGCGGCCTCATCACCTCGCACTTCGGCTGGCGCAGCGTGTTCCTCATGGTCGTGCCCCTGGGGCTGGCGGCGGTGGCGGCCTGCGCGTTCGGCGTGCCCGACGACTCCCGCCGCGACGGGGAGCGCATGGACTGGACCGGCGCGCTGGTCTACGCCCTGGCCGTGGGCCTGTTCATGCTCGGCGCGGCCCACGCCGGGGAGATGCCCAAGGGCCCGGTCATGATCGCCCTCGGCATCGGGATCGCGGCCCTGTTCCTGCGCCTGGAGTCGCGCACGGCGAGCCCCCTGCTGGACCTGGGCCTGCTGCGCTCCAACCGCTCCTTCACCCTGGGCTGCCTGGCGGCCCTGGGCAACTACGCCGCCACCTTCGGGATCACCTTCCTGGCCAGCCTCTACCTGCAATACGTCAAGGGCCTGTCCCCGCGCCAGGCCGGGCTCGTGCTCCTGGCCATGCCCGCGGTGCAGGTGGTCGTGACCCTGCAGTCCGGCCGCATGGCCGACCGCATGGACCCCGGGCGGCTGGCCACGGCGGGCATGCTCATGAGCACCGCGGGCCTGCTCCTGGCCGCCGCGACCTGCGGCCCGGACATGCCCATCTGGCTCCTGGTCCTGGAACTCATGCTCATCGGCGCGGGCTTCGGGGTGTTCATCTCGCCCAACTCCGCCTCGATCATGGGCAGCGTGGAGCGCGAGCGCTTCGGCTTGGCCTCGGGCATGATCGCGGCCATGCGCACCCTGGGCATGGCCGTCAGCATGACCTCGGTGGCGCTCATCTTCTCCGTGGTCATGGGCCGGGCCGCCGTGTCCCGGGAGACCCTGCCGCTGTTCCTGGGCTCCATGCGCGCCGGGCTGGCGCTCTTGGCGGTGTTCTCCTGCCTGGGCGTGCTCGTCTCCCTGGGCCGGGTGCGCCGGAAGCGGACGGCGGAAGTTCCGCCGGGCGGGCAGTAG
- a CDS encoding DUF1254 domain-containing protein — MGRNRFASAVRLAAVLALVALLAACAQKKAPAPKAGAGITPAEARAVATEAYLYGYPLVTMEMTRRVMTNVAAPENGHAPMNEFAHARRFPSANFRDVTTPNADTLYSTAWLDLSAGPMVLSLPDTHGRYYLMPILSAWTGVIASPGARTTGTGQQTYVLTGPDWRGSLPPDAREIKSPTNMVWILGRTSCTGTASDYESVHALQNRYTLKPLSAWGKPYDPPLGRADPSVDMKTAVRDQVDAMPAGSYFRLLAKLLRDNPPLPGDAPLLARMAALGLVPGKDFDLGELPPELALAAAGAPRDGQARMASAARSTAQVINGWSVDLKMGASDEDYTHRADVTRRGLGANLPQDAVYAMSTGWYRGEGKYVVRFPAGQLPPVNGFWSLTLYDGEYFFAANPLNRFSLGSRDALKTGEDGSVTIHVQHESPGPDKESNWLPAPEKEFNLVLRLYWPKSAPPSILDGSWAPPEIELAR, encoded by the coding sequence ATGGGAAGAAACCGTTTCGCGTCCGCCGTCCGTCTGGCGGCGGTCCTGGCGCTGGTCGCGCTGCTGGCCGCCTGCGCCCAGAAGAAGGCCCCCGCGCCCAAGGCGGGCGCGGGAATCACCCCGGCCGAGGCCCGGGCCGTCGCCACGGAGGCCTATCTCTACGGCTATCCCCTGGTGACCATGGAGATGACCCGCCGGGTGATGACCAACGTGGCCGCGCCGGAGAACGGGCACGCGCCCATGAACGAGTTCGCCCACGCGCGGCGCTTTCCCTCGGCGAACTTCCGCGACGTGACCACGCCCAACGCGGACACGCTCTACTCCACGGCCTGGCTGGACCTCTCGGCCGGGCCCATGGTCCTCTCCCTGCCGGACACGCACGGCCGCTACTACCTCATGCCCATCCTCTCGGCCTGGACCGGGGTCATCGCCTCGCCCGGCGCGCGCACCACGGGCACCGGCCAGCAGACCTACGTGCTCACCGGCCCGGACTGGCGGGGCTCCCTGCCCCCGGACGCGCGCGAGATCAAGTCGCCCACGAACATGGTCTGGATCCTGGGCCGGACCTCCTGCACGGGCACGGCCTCGGACTACGAGAGCGTGCACGCGCTCCAGAACCGCTACACGCTCAAGCCCCTCTCGGCCTGGGGCAAGCCCTACGACCCGCCCCTGGGCAGGGCGGACCCCTCCGTGGACATGAAGACCGCCGTGCGCGACCAGGTGGACGCCATGCCCGCCGGGTCCTACTTCCGGCTCCTGGCGAAGCTCTTGCGCGACAACCCGCCCCTGCCCGGGGACGCCCCCCTGCTGGCCCGCATGGCCGCCCTGGGCCTCGTGCCGGGCAAGGACTTCGACCTGGGCGAACTGCCGCCGGAGCTGGCCCTGGCCGCGGCCGGAGCGCCCCGCGACGGGCAGGCCCGCATGGCCTCGGCCGCCCGGAGCACGGCCCAGGTGATCAACGGCTGGTCCGTGGACCTCAAGATGGGGGCCTCCGACGAGGACTACACGCACCGGGCGGACGTCACCCGCCGGGGCCTGGGCGCCAACCTGCCCCAGGACGCGGTCTACGCCATGTCCACGGGCTGGTACCGGGGCGAGGGCAAGTACGTGGTGCGCTTCCCGGCCGGGCAGCTGCCGCCGGTGAACGGCTTCTGGTCCCTGACCCTCTACGACGGAGAGTACTTCTTCGCGGCCAACCCGCTGAACCGCTTCTCCCTGGGCTCGCGCGACGCGCTCAAGACCGGCGAGGACGGCTCCGTGACCATCCACGTGCAGCACGAGTCGCCCGGGCCGGACAAGGAGTCCAACTGGCTGCCCGCGCCCGAAAAGGAGTTCAACCTCGTGCTGCGGCTCTACTGGCCCAAGTCCGCGCCGCCCTCGATCCTGGACGGCTCCTGGGCCCCGCCGGAAATCGAGCTGGCGCGATAG
- a CDS encoding MucR family transcriptional regulator, with protein sequence MDDFVKAALEIVKAQASVRTMTEEEMVSMTRSLTASLKGINAGEAVVEEAAVCDPGKSIKEKSISCCVCGKSFKILTKKHLASHGLDADAYREKFGFKKNLPLVCKSLQRMRRKKMAEMKLWTKRKGAKPAAKAAKGSGKAAAK encoded by the coding sequence ATGGATGATTTCGTGAAAGCTGCTTTGGAGATCGTGAAGGCCCAGGCGAGCGTCAGGACCATGACCGAAGAGGAGATGGTGAGCATGACGCGGAGCCTGACCGCGAGCCTGAAGGGCATCAACGCCGGAGAGGCTGTCGTCGAGGAGGCGGCGGTCTGTGATCCGGGCAAATCCATCAAGGAGAAGTCCATCTCGTGCTGCGTCTGCGGCAAGAGCTTCAAGATCCTGACCAAGAAGCATCTGGCCTCCCACGGCCTGGATGCGGACGCCTACCGCGAGAAGTTCGGCTTCAAGAAGAACCTGCCGCTGGTCTGCAAGTCGCTGCAACGGATGCGGCGCAAGAAGATGGCCGAGATGAAGCTCTGGACCAAGCGCAAGGGCGCGAAGCCCGCCGCCAAGGCCGCCAAGGGTTCGGGCAAGGCCGCCGCGAAGTAG